The following nucleotide sequence is from Mesorhizobium sp. J8.
CTTTGCCTGAAACGGCGAAGTGATCGGGCTCCTTGCGGACCCGACCTGCCGCAGTCACCTTCTGCCGGCGTAGGTTACGAGATTGGCGCAGAACTCGGCGTGAGGCTTGCTCATCGCCGCGTCCTGGCATTCCTTCATCATCATGTCCTGCTTGTCCTTGGGCATCGCAGCCCAGGCCGCCTTGAAGTCGGCCTCGGACTTCATGGTCTTCATGCTGGAGTCGGTGAAGAACGGGGCCATGTTGGCCGGCTCATCGAGAGCACCGGCAAGTGCAACGCCGCTGATCATCGAAAGAGCCATCGCTCCCAGGAAGATATTCTTGATGTTCATCAGGTGGTTCCTTCCCTCTTGTTTGGCGGACGCCTTGATGACGCTCGCAGTCCAGGTACGGAACCTCGCAGGCCGATGTTTCATGCAGGCGAGATCAAGTGAACGTGATCGAAAAGGCGAGGATGGCCCCCTGACAAAAAGGAGGCCCGGAAGTGTTCCGGGCCTCAAGGCGTGAGCCCCTTTCGAGAGCGTCACGACGGGATCTTGGGAGGAATTCCGGGCCGGCGGGAGGAGGATCCGCCGGCCCTTGGCGCAATTCCGAACGGTCCCGGTCCGGAATTGCGCCGAAGCAGAGAGCGAAATGAGCCTTACGGCACCACCTCGCCGTGCTGGGTGACGTCGAGACCTTCGACCTCTTCCTGGGTCGACGGACGCAGGCCGACCAGCGCCTTCACGATGTAGAGGATCACGAAGGTGGCGATCGCCGTCCACAGGATAGTGAAGACGATGCCGTAGAGCTGCTTGCCGACGGAGGCGTCCTTGCCGAGCGCGTTGATCGCCGGATCGGCGAGCGCGCCGGTGAGCAGGGCGCCGACCACGCCGCCGACGCCGTGCACGCCGAAGGCATCGAGCGAGTCGTCATAGCCCATCGCATGCTTGAGCTTGACCGCCGACAGGTAGCAGACGACGCCCGCGATGATGCCGACGATGAAGGCGCCGGTCGGGTTGACGAAGCCGGAAGCCGGCGTCACGGCGACCAGGCCGGCGACGGCGCCCGAGATGATGCCGAGAACCGAAGGCTTCTTGGCGACGATCCATTCGGCGAACATCCAGGCCAGCGCCGCCGCCGCGGTGGCGACCTGCGTGTTCATCATGGCGGCACCCGCAAGCCCGTCGGCCGCCAGTTCCGAACCGGCGTTGAAGCCGAACCAGCCGACCCACAGCAGCGAGGCGCCGATCACCGAGTAGACCAGGTTGTGCGGCGCCATGTTGGTGGTGCCGTAGCCTTCGCGCTTGCCCAGCACCAGCGCGCAGACCAGGCCCGCGACACCGGCATTGATGTGGACGACCGTGCCGCCGGCGAAGTCGAGCACGCCGGCCGAGCCGAGGAAGCCGCCGCCCCACACCCAGTGCGCGATCGGCGCATAGACGAAGACCAGCCACAGGCCCATGAAGATCAGCAGCGCCGAGAACTTCATGCGCTCGGCGAAGGCGCCGGCGATCAGCGCCGGGGTGATGATGGCGAAGGTCATCTGGAACATCGAGAACACGAATTCAGGGATGTTCGCCACGCCCGGCGCCCAAAGCGTCGCGGTGGTGATGCCGTGATGGAAGAATTTCGTGAAGCCACCGAGATAGGCGTTCGTGGCGCCGCCGTCGGAGAAGGCGAGCGAATAGCCGAACATGAACCACAGCACGGTCACCAGGCAGGTGATGGCGAAGCTCTGCATGATGGTGGCGAGCACGTTCTTCTTGCGCACCATGCCGCCGTAGAACAGCGCCAGGCCGGGGATGGTCATCATCAGCACAAGCGCCGTCGAGGTCAGCATCCACGCGGTGTTGCCGGTGTCGAGCGCGGGCGCCGGCGTGGCGGGCGCGGCAGCGGTGGCTGCCGGGGCGGCCTCCTGCGCGATGGCGGCGACGGTGCTCATGGCCACGAGTGCCAGCGAAGCGGCCGCGCGTCCCGTCGTCTTCAAGGGGGAAGGTATGTTCATTGAACTCTCCGTTGGAATGGATGGTCGCCGCTTAGAGCGCGTCGGTGTCTGTTTCGCCGGTGCGGATGCGCACCGCCTGGTCGATGCCGAAGACGAAAATCTTGCCGTCGCCGATCTGGCCGGTCTTGGCGGCCGCGGTAATGGCTTCGACGGCCTTGTCGACCATGTCGGCGCCGACGGCGACCTCGATCTTGATCTTGGGCAGGAAGCTGACCGCGTATTCCGCGCCGCGATAGATTTCCGTGTGCCCCTTCTGACGCCCGTAGCCTTTGACTTCGGTGACGGTCAGGCCCTGGATGCCGACGGCGGTGAGCGCTTCGCGCACCTCGTCGAGCTTGAACGGCTTGATGATTGCCATCACGATTTTCATAAGGTTTCACCCTTTGCTGTTGCGGTCCCCCGCGTTTGCACACCTTCACCGATCCCGAGGAGCCGGAGAGTGCACGACAGGATTCAAGCTCCGTGCCAATTGCCGAAGCAGGGTGTTAACCTGTTGTAAACAAAGGGGATGGCCGGCCGGTGCACATCATTCGCGCACGGCTTGGCAGGTATCAAAGCCTAAAAAGTGGGCAGAAAATCAAAAATGCGCGTTTTGCAGGCAAACAAGGGAAGCCGGCTCAACGTTTGAGCCGGATGAGCCCTTCCTGAGCGACGGAGGCGATCAGCGTTCCGTCGCGCGCGAACAGCGAGCCGCGGGTGAAACCGCGCGACCCTTGCGTCGACGGGCTGTCCTGGTTGTAGAGGATCCAGTCGTCAAGCGAATGGGCGCGGTGGAACCACATGGCGTGATCGAGGCTGGCGGCCTGGATGTCGCGGTCGAAGATGGCGCGGCCATGCGCGAAGGTCGAGGTGTCGAGCAGCGTCATGTCCGAGAGATAGGCGAGCACGGCCGCCTGCGTCGCGCGGTTTTCAGGCACCGGGCCGGTGGTGCGGATCCAGATGTTCTGCTGCGGCTCCAGCTTCTCGCGGCTGGTATAGTGCTTCAGCATCACCGGCTTCATCTCGATCGGCCGGTCGCGCTCCCAGTAACGCCTGATGCCTTCCGGCACCGCCTCGCCGAACTTGCCGAGTAGCTCGCGCTGGGTGAGCAGCGTGTCCGGCGCCGGCACGTCGCGCGGCATCGGCAGCTGGTGCTCGAGCCCGACCTCGTCCTGCTGGAAGGACGCCTCCAGCGAGAAGATCGCCTGTCCGTGCTGGATCGCCACGACCCGGCGCGTGGTGAAGGAGCCGCCGTCGCGGATGCGGTCGACCTCGTAGACGATGGGCAGCTTGGTGTCGCCAGGCCGCATGAAATAGCCGTGCAGCGAATGCACGTGGCGTTCCGGCTCCACGGTGCGCTGGGCAGCGACCAGGGCCTGCGCGATGGTCTGGCCGCCGAAGACGCGCTGCCAGTCGACCTTGGGGCTGCGACCACGATACAGATTGTGTTCGAGCTGCTCGAGGTCGAGAATGTCCAGAAGCTCGTCCATGGCCGCGGTCATGTTTGAAATCCTTCAAGGATGTGCCATGGCCGGTTTCGGACAGGACGCGCAGGCAGTCAAGGCCGCAGACGGCGGCCGGCCGAAGCCGCGAAAGGATAATGCCATGGTCGATCGCAAGCCGAAGGAAGCGGAAGCGAACGGGAGCCGCGAGGCGCCGCTCGACGTGCTCATCGCCGGCGCCGGCTATGTCGGCCTCACCGCCGCCGTGTCGCTGAAG
It contains:
- a CDS encoding ammonium transporter, yielding MKTTGRAAASLALVAMSTVAAIAQEAAPAATAAAPATPAPALDTGNTAWMLTSTALVLMMTIPGLALFYGGMVRKKNVLATIMQSFAITCLVTVLWFMFGYSLAFSDGGATNAYLGGFTKFFHHGITTATLWAPGVANIPEFVFSMFQMTFAIITPALIAGAFAERMKFSALLIFMGLWLVFVYAPIAHWVWGGGFLGSAGVLDFAGGTVVHINAGVAGLVCALVLGKREGYGTTNMAPHNLVYSVIGASLLWVGWFGFNAGSELAADGLAGAAMMNTQVATAAAALAWMFAEWIVAKKPSVLGIISGAVAGLVAVTPASGFVNPTGAFIVGIIAGVVCYLSAVKLKHAMGYDDSLDAFGVHGVGGVVGALLTGALADPAINALGKDASVGKQLYGIVFTILWTAIATFVILYIVKALVGLRPSTQEEVEGLDVTQHGEVVP
- a CDS encoding P-II family nitrogen regulator — its product is MKIVMAIIKPFKLDEVREALTAVGIQGLTVTEVKGYGRQKGHTEIYRGAEYAVSFLPKIKIEVAVGADMVDKAVEAITAAAKTGQIGDGKIFVFGIDQAVRIRTGETDTDAL
- the tesB gene encoding acyl-CoA thioesterase II produces the protein MTAAMDELLDILDLEQLEHNLYRGRSPKVDWQRVFGGQTIAQALVAAQRTVEPERHVHSLHGYFMRPGDTKLPIVYEVDRIRDGGSFTTRRVVAIQHGQAIFSLEASFQQDEVGLEHQLPMPRDVPAPDTLLTQRELLGKFGEAVPEGIRRYWERDRPIEMKPVMLKHYTSREKLEPQQNIWIRTTGPVPENRATQAAVLAYLSDMTLLDTSTFAHGRAIFDRDIQAASLDHAMWFHRAHSLDDWILYNQDSPSTQGSRGFTRGSLFARDGTLIASVAQEGLIRLKR